A section of the Polynucleobacter sp. AP-Sving-400A-A2 genome encodes:
- the mreC gene encoding rod shape-determining protein MreC encodes MQHSAPPLFRQGVPALVKLIACLSISIALMLIDFRYKALDPIRNNVNWLLRPLEYVMMMPRNVFEATSEYFTSRGTLEKENQEMKVRQAELSLLANQSEFLLIENQNLRQLMDLQKQVQFETLPVEILFNPPNPISQRIVINRGSKDGLKLGNPIASDSGILGQVIRVYDHSAEVSLLEDRDFAVPVQIARNGLRAAVFGVGRGNPLELRYLPVASDLEVGDVLITSGIDGVYPPGFAVAVISRIERNADKNSSNVFCVPVAPANRYRQALALLYDPQWDAKASTANSKPDAPLTNTLGRRQTRARGMQ; translated from the coding sequence TTGCAACATAGCGCCCCACCTCTTTTTAGACAAGGCGTTCCGGCTTTAGTTAAACTAATTGCCTGTCTTTCGATCAGCATCGCATTGATGTTGATCGATTTTCGTTATAAAGCACTTGACCCCATTCGTAATAACGTCAATTGGTTATTACGTCCACTAGAGTATGTGATGATGATGCCGCGCAATGTGTTTGAGGCGACATCAGAATACTTCACTAGTCGCGGAACTCTAGAAAAAGAAAATCAAGAAATGAAAGTGCGCCAAGCAGAGCTCTCTTTGCTTGCCAATCAATCTGAGTTTCTGCTGATAGAAAACCAAAATCTACGGCAGCTGATGGATTTGCAAAAGCAGGTTCAATTCGAAACATTGCCAGTCGAAATTCTATTTAATCCACCCAATCCAATTTCTCAGCGCATTGTGATTAATCGTGGCAGTAAGGACGGTCTCAAACTGGGCAATCCCATTGCAAGTGATTCGGGTATCTTAGGTCAAGTAATACGCGTCTACGATCACTCTGCAGAAGTGTCTCTATTAGAGGATCGTGACTTTGCGGTGCCCGTACAAATTGCACGTAATGGCTTAAGAGCGGCCGTTTTTGGTGTAGGGCGTGGCAACCCTCTCGAACTGCGCTACCTCCCTGTGGCCAGCGACTTAGAGGTAGGCGATGTATTAATTACCTCAGGCATTGATGGCGTTTACCCCCCTGGCTTTGCAGTGGCTGTGATTAGTCGCATTGAACGAAATGCCGATAAAAATTCTTCTAACGTCTTTTGTGTGCCAGTTGCACCGGCAAACCGCTACCGACAGGCTCTGGCATTACTTTACGATCCGCAATGGGATGCCAAAGCATCTACTGCAAACAGCAAGCCTGATGCACCGCTAACCAATACTCTAGGGCGTCGCCAAACTCGTGCGCGAGGCATGCAATGA
- the mreD gene encoding rod shape-determining protein MreD: protein MIDLQSGYILRPVNAVFIYFSLFCALLLNLLPIGNYGWVPDWLIICIIFWNIHQHRYVGVIIAFILGLLMDVHNSDLLGLNAFSYSLVAYLAISWHRRIVALSAFTQAMHLLPIFLLVSLFPVLAHWFLSGEVYWGALTGAIQALIEGMLWPLATRILLSPQRRPIDVDHNRPL from the coding sequence ATGATCGACCTTCAAAGCGGCTATATTCTTCGCCCGGTAAATGCGGTATTTATTTATTTCAGCCTGTTTTGCGCACTACTGCTAAATCTTTTACCCATTGGAAATTATGGCTGGGTGCCAGACTGGCTAATTATTTGCATCATATTTTGGAACATCCACCAGCATCGCTACGTTGGCGTAATAATTGCATTTATTCTTGGCTTGTTGATGGATGTTCATAACTCTGACTTGTTGGGCCTTAACGCTTTTAGCTACTCATTGGTGGCTTATCTAGCCATCTCTTGGCACCGACGAATCGTTGCTCTAAGCGCTTTCACCCAAGCAATGCATTTACTGCCCATCTTCCTGCTGGTTTCATTATTCCCGGTACTCGCCCATTGGTTCTTAAGTGGTGAAGTCTATTGGGGGGCGCTCACCGGCGCCATTCAGGCGCTGATTGAGGGAATGCTGTGGCCCTTAGCAACACGCATCTTGTTATCGCCTCAACGTCGCCCTATTGATGTTGATCACAATCGTCCGCTTTAA
- the mrdA gene encoding penicillin-binding protein 2: MVSFKKPDLDSFQERIHIATLFVTVCFLLLVTRLVWLQLVSHSKYALLAESNRIALVPAPANRGLLIDRNGIVIGRNYSALTLDVNAEEVKGNVDELIDELSQIVLISPRDRRNFKRSLEDSRKMGTFPLRSMLTEVETARFMVNRYRFPGVEIRARSFREYPYNELASHLIGYIGRASKQDIERMQIEIDNSKAGDPDALQTSFLPGIHYVGKIGIEQSYETVLRGRPGYDEVEITAGGKPVRTLSSSPSVPGKNVVLSVDIKLQYLVEQLYGNFRGAFVAIEPETGDILAFVSKPNFNPNDFVEGIDSLTWKELNDSPQKPLYNRPLKGIYPPGSTYKPFMALAALETKKRTPSQTISDPGYFEFGNHTFRDDKKGGHGIVDMQKSIVDSCDTYYYLLARDMGVNMMHDFMKPFGFGQITGIDLQGESKGVLPSTEWKKNTFKKPEQQKWYEGETISLGIGQGYNAFTILQLAHGMSNLANNGIVMKPHLVKAIEDPFTRNRTLTTPKESYRIDLAPENIEIIKKAMVEVNNSGTSASVFKGTGYQVGGKTGTAQVFSLNSKEYKHSSTAEFLRDHALYVAFAPAEKPTIVIAMVVENAGFGAQYAAPIARKALDFYLEGKWPKEIPEWKRAP; encoded by the coding sequence ATGGTTTCTTTTAAAAAACCAGATCTCGACTCGTTTCAAGAGCGCATTCATATTGCGACCCTATTTGTTACCGTCTGTTTCTTGTTATTAGTCACGAGATTGGTGTGGCTGCAACTGGTGAGTCATAGCAAATACGCTCTGCTAGCAGAAAGCAATAGAATCGCATTAGTTCCCGCACCAGCAAATCGCGGTCTTTTAATAGACCGCAATGGAATCGTCATCGGCAGAAACTATTCGGCACTGACCTTAGATGTCAATGCCGAAGAAGTTAAAGGCAATGTTGATGAACTGATTGATGAGCTCTCTCAAATTGTGTTGATTTCTCCCAGAGATCGCAGAAATTTCAAGCGCTCACTTGAAGATTCTCGCAAAATGGGCACATTTCCCCTCAGATCGATGCTCACCGAAGTAGAAACAGCCCGCTTTATGGTGAATCGCTATCGCTTTCCAGGTGTCGAGATACGTGCCCGAAGCTTTCGAGAGTACCCCTATAACGAGCTAGCCTCGCATCTGATTGGTTATATTGGGCGAGCCTCTAAGCAAGATATCGAGCGCATGCAAATTGAAATTGATAACTCCAAAGCGGGTGATCCTGATGCACTACAAACTTCATTTCTGCCGGGCATTCACTATGTAGGGAAAATTGGTATAGAGCAAAGTTACGAAACAGTATTGCGAGGCAGGCCAGGATACGATGAGGTCGAGATTACTGCAGGCGGCAAACCCGTGCGCACACTTTCTAGCTCACCATCGGTTCCAGGGAAAAATGTGGTCCTCTCGGTTGATATCAAGCTGCAATACTTAGTTGAACAACTCTATGGAAATTTCCGGGGTGCATTTGTTGCGATTGAGCCTGAGACTGGCGATATCTTGGCATTTGTTTCTAAGCCTAACTTTAATCCCAATGACTTTGTTGAGGGCATCGACTCATTAACCTGGAAAGAGCTGAATGACTCGCCACAGAAACCACTCTATAACCGCCCGCTTAAGGGGATTTATCCGCCGGGGTCAACCTATAAACCATTTATGGCGCTCGCCGCTTTAGAAACTAAAAAGCGTACGCCATCACAAACGATCTCCGATCCAGGTTATTTTGAATTTGGTAATCATACTTTCCGAGACGATAAAAAGGGTGGGCACGGTATTGTTGATATGCAAAAGTCAATTGTGGATTCTTGCGATACCTACTACTACTTGTTAGCACGTGATATGGGCGTCAACATGATGCATGACTTCATGAAACCATTTGGCTTTGGTCAAATTACTGGCATCGATCTGCAAGGTGAATCAAAAGGTGTACTGCCATCTACCGAGTGGAAGAAAAATACTTTCAAAAAACCAGAACAACAAAAATGGTATGAAGGCGAAACAATTTCTCTAGGCATTGGTCAAGGCTATAACGCATTTACTATTTTGCAGTTAGCACATGGCATGTCCAATTTAGCTAATAACGGCATTGTAATGAAGCCGCATTTAGTAAAAGCAATTGAAGATCCCTTCACAAGAAATCGCACTCTCACTACACCCAAGGAAAGTTATCGAATTGATCTGGCGCCTGAGAATATTGAGATAATCAAGAAGGCGATGGTCGAAGTAAATAATTCTGGAACCTCTGCATCCGTTTTTAAAGGTACCGGATATCAAGTTGGCGGCAAGACTGGAACAGCGCAGGTATTCAGTTTGAATTCGAAAGAATATAAGCACAGCTCCACAGCAGAATTTTTACGTGATCATGCTCTGTACGTTGCTTTTGCCCCTGCAGAAAAGCCCACTATCGTTATTGCGATGGTTGTTGAGAATGCAGGATTTGGTGCGCAGTATGCTGCGCCAATTGCGCGTAAAGCGCTTGACTTTTATCTTGAAGGTAAATGGCCAAAGGAGATTCCTGAATGGAAAAGAGCGCCATAA
- the rodA gene encoding rod shape-determining protein RodA, translating into MEKSAINKIKKIFLSIFSGLDRQLSYILLGLAGIGFITFLSASQNTPVRFEDELRNLVLSFAVMWTVSRIPPKWLEMAAVWIYGIGVALLIAVAIFGLIKKGARRWLNIGFVIQPSEIMKIAMPLMLAWYFQKREGIQKSWDYGVAAIILGIPVLLIARQPDLGTALLVFAAGMYVIILAGLPWKWILPFIGIGAFGVILIIIFGSTICAQDVVWPLVHNYQKHRVCTLLDPSSDPLGKGFHTIQSMIAIGSGGFFGKGWFQGTQAHLEFIPEKHTDFVFAVFSEEFGLLGNLVMLSLFFALIKRGLAISSSAPNLFTRLLGASVTLIFFTYAFVNIGMVSGLLPVVGVPLPFISYGGTALVTLGFGAGILMSIHRHRRLVQS; encoded by the coding sequence ATGGAAAAGAGCGCCATAAACAAAATAAAGAAAATATTCCTGAGCATTTTCAGCGGGCTAGACCGCCAGCTAAGCTATATTCTGCTTGGTTTAGCAGGCATTGGGTTTATTACCTTCTTATCCGCAAGTCAAAATACACCCGTTCGCTTTGAAGATGAGTTGCGCAACCTAGTCCTTTCGTTTGCGGTAATGTGGACTGTTTCTCGCATTCCACCAAAGTGGCTAGAGATGGCTGCAGTTTGGATTTATGGAATTGGAGTTGCGCTGCTGATTGCAGTCGCAATATTTGGGTTAATTAAAAAAGGTGCAAGACGTTGGCTCAATATTGGTTTTGTAATTCAACCATCTGAGATCATGAAAATTGCCATGCCACTCATGCTAGCTTGGTACTTCCAAAAACGGGAGGGCATTCAAAAGTCTTGGGACTATGGGGTGGCAGCAATCATTCTTGGGATTCCAGTGCTGCTCATTGCACGCCAACCTGACTTAGGTACTGCGCTCTTAGTATTTGCCGCAGGCATGTATGTCATTATTCTTGCTGGATTGCCGTGGAAATGGATCCTACCATTCATAGGCATTGGCGCATTTGGAGTCATCCTCATCATTATTTTTGGCAGTACTATCTGCGCCCAAGATGTTGTGTGGCCGCTAGTTCATAACTACCAAAAACATCGAGTATGCACTTTACTTGACCCGAGTAGCGACCCACTTGGAAAAGGCTTTCACACCATTCAGTCGATGATTGCAATCGGCTCAGGTGGATTTTTTGGTAAAGGTTGGTTCCAGGGCACGCAAGCCCATCTCGAGTTTATTCCCGAAAAACATACCGACTTTGTCTTTGCCGTTTTCTCGGAAGAGTTTGGCTTACTGGGTAACTTAGTGATGTTGTCACTTTTCTTCGCTTTGATTAAACGAGGCTTAGCCATTTCTTCTAGTGCGCCGAATCTGTTCACTCGCCTGCTGGGCGCGTCTGTCACGCTGATTTTCTTTACCTACGCCTTTGTCAATATCGGTATGGTGAGTGGTTTATTGCCCGTGGTTGGAGTTCCACTACCCTTCATCAGTTATGGAGGAACTGCCTTAGTGACTCTGGGGTTCGGTGCTGGAATTTTGATGAGCATTCATCGCCATCGACGCTTGGTGCAAAGCTAA
- a CDS encoding HU family DNA-binding protein → MNKAELIAAIADDAEISKAKAEFALNSAIEQIIKAVTKGDSVQLIGFGTFSSGKRAARMGRNPKTGEPLKIAAAKTVKFSAGKAFKDSVNKRKK, encoded by the coding sequence TTGAACAAAGCAGAACTAATCGCAGCGATTGCTGACGATGCTGAGATCTCAAAAGCCAAAGCTGAATTTGCATTGAATTCTGCTATTGAGCAAATCATTAAAGCTGTTACTAAAGGCGACTCAGTACAACTGATCGGTTTCGGTACTTTTTCTTCCGGTAAGCGCGCTGCACGTATGGGCCGCAACCCAAAAACTGGTGAGCCACTCAAAATTGCTGCTGCTAAAACTGTTAAGTTTTCTGCTGGTAAAGCATTTAAAGATTCAGTTAACAAGCGTAAGAAGTAA
- a CDS encoding aspartyl/asparaginyl beta-hydroxylase domain-containing protein: MELRHVIFLIFVVSAFYVYSRGKVRFGLVRSLTDYQVLLAPINSLLYLFSKTKAGAFIPVVDFPEMKPLQDNWQIIRDEALALNADGAIAAATGYNDIGFNSFFRTGWKRFHLYWYGKEMPSAQLQCPKTVAILKSIPTIKAAMFASLPPGATLVRHRDPYAGSLRYHIGLVTPNDPKCFIDVDNERYFWRDGEPVMFDETYIHYAANETDHQRIVLFCDVERPVHTKLVQLLNRWFGRYVMSAASSQNVEGEKVGFVNVLFKYFYHLRAQAKKLKAKHRSVYYIGKWVLILGILYAIFW; encoded by the coding sequence ATGGAATTACGTCACGTCATTTTTCTGATCTTTGTTGTATCGGCTTTCTACGTTTACTCTAGAGGAAAGGTGCGATTTGGCTTAGTTCGCTCCCTAACAGACTATCAAGTACTTTTAGCACCAATTAATAGTCTGCTTTACTTGTTTTCAAAAACCAAGGCCGGGGCATTTATTCCAGTTGTGGACTTTCCTGAAATGAAGCCCCTCCAAGATAATTGGCAAATCATCCGTGATGAGGCTCTCGCCTTAAATGCAGATGGTGCTATAGCAGCCGCTACGGGATATAACGATATTGGATTTAATTCCTTCTTTCGCACAGGCTGGAAGCGCTTTCACCTCTATTGGTATGGCAAAGAAATGCCGTCAGCGCAGCTCCAATGCCCTAAAACTGTTGCCATCCTCAAATCAATCCCCACGATCAAGGCAGCGATGTTTGCCTCATTGCCCCCTGGGGCAACGCTAGTAAGGCACCGAGACCCCTATGCGGGCTCGCTACGCTATCACATTGGCCTAGTCACTCCAAATGATCCCAAGTGCTTTATTGATGTCGATAATGAGCGCTATTTTTGGAGGGATGGCGAACCCGTGATGTTTGATGAAACTTATATCCACTATGCGGCCAACGAGACAGATCACCAACGCATTGTCTTATTTTGCGATGTAGAGCGGCCGGTTCACACGAAATTGGTGCAATTATTAAATCGCTGGTTTGGGCGTTACGTCATGAGCGCAGCCTCTTCCCAGAATGTTGAAGGGGAGAAGGTGGGATTTGTAAATGTTCTCTTTAAGTATTTTTACCACCTCAGGGCGCAGGCCAAAAAACTCAAAGCAAAACATCGCAGCGTGTATTACATCGGCAAATGGGTTTTAATTTTAGGAATTCTGTACGCCATATTTTGGTAA
- a CDS encoding DUF167 domain-containing protein: protein MKPIWLKQTPTGIVLDLHCQPGAKLTKVVGLHDGCLKISLQAPALENRANEMLLSWLSKQLRVPQKQIQLLSGQSSRVKRVEIWGSITPEQIAEVLSP from the coding sequence ATGAAGCCTATTTGGTTAAAGCAAACCCCCACCGGCATTGTTCTTGATCTGCACTGCCAGCCAGGCGCAAAGCTGACTAAGGTGGTTGGCCTACATGACGGCTGTCTCAAGATATCTCTGCAGGCCCCTGCCCTCGAAAACAGGGCCAATGAAATGCTGCTCTCTTGGCTTTCTAAGCAATTGAGGGTGCCGCAAAAACAAATTCAGCTCTTGTCGGGACAAAGTAGCCGCGTCAAGAGAGTGGAAATCTGGGGCTCAATCACCCCAGAGCAGATTGCTGAAGTATTAAGCCCCTAG
- the can gene encoding carbonate dehydratase: protein MIMKNSNALDQLFANNREWAEAMIAKDANFFKRLVSQQAPEYLWIGCSDSRVPANDIVNLLPGELFVHRNVANVVVHTDLNCLSVIQFAIDLLKVKHILVVGHYGCSGVHAALTDKRVGLADNWLRHVKDVHQKHERYLGEVIPSPKRQDRLCELNVIEQVVNVCETTIVQDAWAREQDLTVHGWTYRLETGLVNDLGMSISSTEEMNVRYAKSLSRYDTE from the coding sequence ATGATTATGAAGAACTCCAACGCCTTAGACCAGCTATTTGCCAATAATCGTGAGTGGGCGGAAGCTATGATCGCCAAGGATGCTAATTTTTTTAAGCGTCTAGTTTCACAGCAAGCGCCAGAATATTTATGGATTGGCTGTTCAGATAGTCGCGTACCCGCGAACGATATTGTGAACTTGCTGCCTGGCGAACTTTTTGTACATCGTAATGTTGCCAACGTGGTAGTCCATACCGATCTGAACTGCTTATCTGTAATTCAGTTTGCTATCGACCTATTGAAGGTCAAGCATATTTTGGTGGTGGGGCATTACGGTTGCTCAGGCGTGCATGCGGCACTAACTGATAAACGGGTTGGCCTTGCTGACAATTGGCTGCGTCATGTGAAGGATGTGCATCAAAAACATGAGCGCTATCTCGGCGAAGTGATCCCATCTCCAAAACGTCAAGATCGCTTATGCGAGCTCAATGTCATTGAACAAGTAGTCAATGTTTGTGAAACTACTATTGTTCAAGATGCTTGGGCTAGAGAGCAAGACCTCACGGTACATGGATGGACTTACCGTCTTGAGACCGGCCTAGTCAATGATTTGGGGATGTCCATTAGCTCTACCGAAGAAATGAATGTACGCTACGCCAAATCTTTATCTCGCTATGACACTGAATAA
- a CDS encoding lipid A biosynthesis acyltransferase, producing MFKNFSNYSGVALLRFLVSLPYKTLVSVGYGLGYLAAHIPNGRNHVVQKNLELCFPELSATEVNQLRKQHWRLLGRSLVEKSIIWLGSKKQLADMIEVRSEVDLNDRQPRILVNMHFIGIEGSIILSALAKEKGWPRTSGFFQRMKSPFFNKKIIEWRNRFGGNSIDRQGNTLELIREIRKGSFIIIAPDIDLGLKDSAFVPFFNIQTNTITAVSRLAKITGAQVCMMITTLKKDEAGYICTISKPLENFPTENPEADTARLNTIFEKEIRLRPAEYYWVHKRFKNRPHNEASPY from the coding sequence TTGTTTAAGAACTTTTCAAACTATTCTGGGGTAGCACTCCTTAGATTTCTGGTATCGCTTCCCTACAAGACTTTAGTCTCTGTCGGCTATGGCTTAGGCTATCTGGCAGCCCACATTCCCAATGGTCGCAATCACGTGGTTCAGAAAAACTTAGAGCTCTGCTTCCCTGAGCTAAGCGCAACAGAAGTTAATCAACTCAGAAAGCAACATTGGCGACTACTGGGCCGCAGCTTAGTTGAAAAAAGCATTATTTGGCTAGGCAGTAAAAAACAGCTTGCCGATATGATTGAAGTTCGCTCGGAGGTTGATCTCAATGATAGACAGCCACGTATTTTAGTCAACATGCATTTTATTGGCATTGAAGGCAGCATTATTCTGAGTGCACTTGCCAAGGAAAAAGGTTGGCCTCGCACCTCTGGCTTTTTTCAAAGAATGAAAAGCCCTTTCTTTAACAAGAAGATTATTGAATGGCGCAATCGCTTCGGTGGAAATTCGATTGATCGACAAGGAAATACACTTGAGCTTATTCGAGAGATCCGCAAGGGAAGTTTCATCATCATTGCGCCTGATATTGATTTAGGCCTCAAAGACTCTGCTTTCGTTCCCTTCTTTAATATTCAAACTAATACGATCACAGCCGTATCGCGTCTAGCCAAAATCACAGGGGCGCAGGTCTGCATGATGATCACTACTCTCAAGAAAGATGAGGCTGGCTACATTTGTACTATTAGCAAGCCCCTTGAAAACTTCCCAACCGAAAATCCTGAAGCGGATACAGCACGGCTCAACACCATTTTTGAAAAAGAAATTAGACTTAGGCCAGCCGAATACTATTGGGTTCATAAGCGCTTTAAAAATAGACCTCACAATGAGGCTAGCCCTTACTAG
- a CDS encoding amidohydrolase family protein, with product MNSRRSFLKTSAKALGGLTFCGCGLLHAAEAQNKGPRRLTPVFINGKRVKAIDVHAHCLFQDAIDLMGEDAKSVPPPTKGVPEHFIQINERIKAMEAQGIDMQVLSINPYWYRKDKDTAAEICRLNNLHLAGLCAMRPDKFAAFASLTMQYPDLAVQQLEDAVKKLGLRGAAIGGSVLGQDFSDPKFHPVLAKAQELNVTLFIHPQSTPQLAQRFKGNGWMSNVIGNPLDTTIALQHLIYEGVLDKYPQLKVLAAHGGGFLGSYAPRMDHSCFVSPQNCNPEIVLKKKPTEYLNQLYFDSLVFTPEALRHLVAQVGASQIVIGTDHPIPWEEYPVEHVMNTPGLSNSDRVAILGGNAAKLLGIKI from the coding sequence ATGAATAGTCGAAGATCATTTTTAAAAACCTCAGCAAAAGCGCTTGGGGGCCTCACATTTTGTGGATGTGGCTTATTGCATGCGGCAGAGGCGCAAAACAAAGGGCCTAGGCGCCTTACCCCAGTCTTTATTAATGGCAAACGTGTAAAGGCGATAGACGTACACGCCCATTGTCTTTTTCAGGATGCAATTGATCTAATGGGGGAGGATGCAAAGTCAGTGCCCCCTCCCACGAAGGGTGTGCCAGAGCATTTCATACAGATTAATGAGCGCATTAAGGCGATGGAGGCTCAGGGCATTGATATGCAGGTTTTGAGCATCAACCCCTATTGGTATAGGAAGGATAAAGATACTGCTGCAGAAATATGCAGACTTAATAACTTGCATCTTGCTGGGCTGTGCGCAATGCGGCCAGATAAGTTTGCCGCCTTCGCATCCTTAACAATGCAATACCCCGACCTAGCCGTCCAACAACTTGAGGATGCGGTAAAGAAATTGGGTCTTCGAGGAGCCGCTATTGGTGGAAGTGTCTTAGGCCAAGATTTTTCAGACCCTAAGTTTCATCCTGTGCTGGCGAAGGCTCAAGAGTTAAATGTGACTCTTTTCATTCACCCGCAAAGCACCCCTCAGTTAGCCCAAAGATTTAAAGGCAATGGTTGGATGTCAAATGTTATAGGCAATCCACTTGATACGACGATAGCTTTACAGCACTTAATTTATGAAGGTGTTTTAGATAAGTACCCACAGTTGAAAGTATTGGCGGCACATGGCGGTGGGTTCTTGGGTTCTTATGCGCCCCGCATGGACCATAGTTGTTTTGTTTCTCCTCAAAATTGCAACCCTGAGATTGTTCTGAAGAAAAAACCTACTGAATATTTAAACCAGCTGTATTTTGATTCATTGGTATTTACACCCGAAGCGCTTCGCCATCTAGTAGCCCAAGTTGGAGCAAGCCAGATTGTTATAGGAACTGATCACCCAATTCCTTGGGAGGAATATCCGGTTGAGCATGTAATGAATACTCCTGGCCTTAGTAATTCTGACCGTGTTGCCATATTGGGAGGCAATGCCGCAAAATTATTGGGGATAAAAATTTAA
- a CDS encoding pseudouridine synthase: MEEKIRVSKLLSELGLCSRREADSYIEQGLVTVDGEVVNELGSRAFRHQKIELQSGAKAQQASRITVILNKPVGFISHFDDEQEYQPAASLITPENYFASPLDKGRNPRFNTRGLAPAGRLDIDSTGMLVLTQDGRIAKLLIGENSPVEKEYLVRVEGALSFKDLDRLKHGLELDGVVLKPAQVSWQNEDQLRFVLREGRKRQIRRMCEIVGLRVLGLKRVRMGRISLGALPPGKWRFVRPQEQF; encoded by the coding sequence ATGGAAGAAAAAATACGTGTATCCAAGTTACTCTCTGAGCTAGGTCTTTGCTCCCGACGTGAAGCAGACTCTTATATTGAGCAAGGCTTGGTCACAGTCGATGGTGAAGTAGTCAATGAGCTGGGCTCCCGAGCTTTTCGCCATCAGAAAATTGAGCTCCAGTCTGGCGCTAAAGCGCAGCAAGCATCCCGGATTACAGTCATTTTGAATAAGCCAGTCGGCTTTATCTCTCACTTTGATGATGAGCAAGAGTATCAACCAGCAGCCTCGCTGATCACTCCCGAGAATTACTTTGCTAGCCCGCTTGATAAGGGACGTAACCCACGCTTTAACACCCGCGGCTTAGCACCTGCTGGTCGCCTGGATATTGATTCCACTGGCATGCTGGTCTTAACTCAAGATGGTCGTATCGCAAAACTCCTCATTGGCGAAAACAGCCCCGTCGAGAAAGAGTACTTAGTCCGAGTGGAGGGCGCACTCTCTTTTAAAGATTTAGATCGCCTCAAACATGGCCTGGAATTAGATGGTGTCGTTTTAAAGCCAGCCCAAGTCAGCTGGCAGAACGAAGACCAACTTCGCTTTGTTCTGCGCGAAGGCCGCAAGCGTCAAATTCGTCGTATGTGTGAAATCGTTGGCCTCCGAGTTTTAGGCCTCAAACGCGTGCGTATGGGTAGAATTTCGTTAGGCGCCCTACCGCCCGGGAAATGGCGCTTTGTAAGGCCCCAAGAGCAATTCTAA